One Argentina anserina chromosome 6, drPotAnse1.1, whole genome shotgun sequence genomic window, gatgatgaagtaACATGAACTTGTTGCTCTCGCATGTCTTGCCTAAGATTTTCAATAGAAGTTGCTCATTTGAGCTTTCTTGGAGTTCCTTAACCATATGGTTATtgatttttcattgttttttggttttttttgtttgtaatGTTTTTTGTGAATGggatgtatttatttatttatttatttatttgtatgTTGTTTGTTAACTATTTGATCCGGTTTCATCTGACAGCTAGGTTGCTCCTCTCATATTTTTGGTAATTCATTTCTCCTTGAACTGCATGCTCTTGTATTTTTGATATTATCCTCAGGTTGGTTTctgatatatatgttttcagGTTGACCGAATAATGAAACATTCCAATGCGCTGATAATTCTTGCTATTTAAATGTCCATTATGGTAGAGAAGTCCCCatatttgatttcaattctttgATATATGCTACTTTTAGTTATGATTAAGATGCCTGAATGTCGTCAAATTCTTGGTTGGATTGAGTAATTAACATATTTAAAGGTAAGGTGATGATATCCCTATTTAATTATATCTCAATATTGGAAGATTCACATGGATACATGGGGTACAACTTGGTGAGAGAAGTGGCCAGCAATGTGGACCATACTTTAACTGTTTCTGCTGGTTTCTTTTGCTTTTTATTGCTTTTGCTTTTATTGTTTTTGCTTTTTATTTCGTTACTATTCTGGAATTTTAGGTTTATGATAGATTCCCCTATTTTAGAACTGCTCTCTAACCTTCTACAAAAGAGCTAGCTCATTTGTCTGCACTCTGCAGGATACTCTTTTAATTTTGTGTGAGATTCGATTCCATTTTAACATGGTTTGCAAATTCATTGCACAAGATTAGATTTCTACCTATGTGAAAATGCAgcatatgtcaatcttaacaAACCCCTCCACCCTTATATATAGCATACCTTTGTACTAATGCAGACCCACACATAAACTTATTCCTTTTAAGGTTGTACTGCATTTCAGTGAATACATGATGAGTTCCTTGGGAGTGAGTAATAAGCCTCATGCTGTATGCATTCCAATGCCACTGCAAAGCCATATAAAGGCAATGCTTCAGTTAGCTCAACTCCTCCACCACAGAGGTTTTCATATTACCTTTGTCAATACAGAGTTCAACCACAAGCGCTTTCTTAAATCTCTTGGACCAAACTCTCTTGATCCATTGCCTGACTTTTGCTTTGAAACCATTCCAGATGGCCTTCCAAATTCAGTTGCAGGTGACACCCAAAACACCCCTTTGCTTTGTGATTCCGTCAGAAGAAATTGCTTGGATCCGTTTCGTAACCTTCTTAACAAACTAGATGGAAATATGATTCCAGTGACTTGCATCATCTCTGATGGTTTCCTTGCGTTCACTATCACAGCTGCTGAAGAACTTGGCATCCCTGTAGCGCAATTCTTTACTTTGTCTGCAATAGGATTCATGGGATGTAAACAATTTCCCACATTGGTGGAAAAAGGACTTGCACCACTCAAAGGTACTGAAGGAGTTATTGAGTCAAatgtttaatttgttttttttttttcaatttctttaacAGATAATGATCGTTTCTTCACTTGGTTGTTGCAGATGAGAGCTGTTTAACAAATGGATTTTTGGACAAGGTAATAGATTGGATCCCCGGAATTAAAGACCTCCATTTCAGGGATCTCCCAGGCTCTTGGAGAACGACAAACCCTGACAACATCATGTTCAACTTCACCTTGGACGCAGTGAAGAGTGTTCTTAAAGCTTCAGCTGTTCTTGTTCATACTTTTGATGCCCTGGAGCCAGTTGTTCTAGATTCTCTCTCTAAGAGTACATCGGCATCGCTGCTTCCACCAGTTTATGCCGTTGGCCCTCTCCAGTTGCTTCTCAATCAAATTCCAGAACACCCTTTGAAGTCCGTGGGGTACAGTATATGGAAAGAAGAAACAGAATGCCTGCATTGGCTCAACACTAAGGCGATAAATTCAGTTGTTTATGTCAACTTTGGAAGTTTAGTAGTCATTAAACCAGAGCATCTTATTGAGTTTGGCTGGGGACTTGCAAAAAGCAAGCTTCCCTTCTTGTGGATTATTAGATCTGATCTAATACTTGGTGAATCAGCAACTCTGCCACCCGAGTTTGTGGCTGAAATAGAGGGAAGAAGTCTAATAGCGAGTTGGTGCCCACAAGAACAAGTGCTTAACCATCCTTCAGTTGGAGCATTTTTAACACACAGCGGTTGGAATTCGACCATTGAGAGTATTTCTGCTGGAGTGCCTATGCTCTGTTGGCCATTAATCGGTGACCAGCCGATAAACTGCCGCTATGTTTGCAACAAGTGGGGTATTGGCATGGAGATCGGTAGTGATGTGAAGAGAGACGAAGTAGAGAAGCTTGTTAAAGAGTTGATGGGGGGAGAGAAGggtaagaaaatgaaaactaatgTCATGGAGTGGAAGACACTAGCAGAAAAGGCCAGTAGTCCACTTGGTTCTTCAACCATAACCTTAGACAAGTTGGTCAATGAAGTGCTCTTAAACAAAGCTAATGTTGGTCAGAAGTAACCAAGTTTACTGCTTAGAGGTTCCTGTCTGAGCAGACTACCCAGATGTTCCCTCCACTACGAAATTTAATTGTGAGTTGCTGTATGTTTTTATTGGCCTTAGAGTTCCAATTGTACAGCTTCGTTAACTTTTGAACATAGTGTAGTGGAAGACCATAGGAAGTAGGCACTATTTCCTGTGAAGCAAAAGGACTGCAAGTGTtcacctcttttttttttttttttttttgtgatgcGAAAAGAAGATAACATATGAGCATATATATGTCATGTGTATAAACTATTAGGAGATCAATTCACTGCCATGAATCATGAgtgcattaaaaaaaattcatcaccatGAATGCATCAAAGAAATTCACTATCATAGAGATCCAACATGACTGTTTTTGTAATATGTTGTAAAGTTGGGGGCTCAACTTTTCTACTGCTGGTCATTAGGGAAGTAAACATTATATCAATtgaggcaaaaaaaaaagtgtttgCCTTTGTGAACGGTTTATCTGCATTTTTTGTTTGTCCTTAGATTGCAGCAGGTTTAAATTTCTTCAGTTTTTCCTACTGAAAGGTCTGATTACAGTATCGACAGAATAACTAGGCTCTAGAATAATCACTGTGGCAACTAGAGGCAAATATTCCCAGATTGTTGTTTTGGATATTTGGATTTGATCAGTCAAATTTTCTCAGTGAAGCATTTGGAATATGTAAACTTTGGATGTTTTGGTGTATAGTGTTGTGTTCATAATAAGTACCGCGTATGTTATTGCAGTTGTAAACTTGAAATGCTGTTTAGATTATAGAAGTGCCTTACTAGTTATGCTGCCAAGCCTCTgaatatatttgaatgattttACAGTCTTAAGATGAATAAACCAGATGAGTGAGATCGATGACTTGTTGGGATTTGTCAGCTACGATTATTCTATAGTGCTCAAGAGCATTAATTTACCATATATTAGACACGCTATAGGTCGGCACTGTTCATAAGGGTTTGGCAGAAAACCCGTGTTTTTTTCGGTAATTTACGTTGTTGCCATGGAATGGGTTTTATTGACCTGGCTGTCCTTTTCCTTGCCAACTGCCTTGTTTTCTGAGTCGGTGGGCCAAACAACTAATTGACGCAAATGCCTTCCCTTTTAGTCTCAAATCAACAGGTGGCGGGTTTATATGCCTTCACGTTTATCAGCCCCTGCTAATTGCTTACCGCGTGTTCTTCCGCTTATGATCGATAGTCTATCTtcgctctctctctgtctctcggCTTCTTCTCTTTGCTTATGCTCTTTCTGATCTCTTCAGTCTTCAGAGTAGTAGTTTGCTCGGGTGGGTGATGGGAAAAAAGGTAGTTTGTTGGAGAGAAGAGGTGAAGTCCTTACCGGattttaattgtttgattCAGAAGCCGTCTGCCTTTGTTGGCCTGTGAGTagttttatttccttttagATTCTGTTTTCTTCTCCTATGAAGGGAATGACCATGTTCTGGTATGGAGCTCCATTGAGTTTAGTTAAAAGTTCACTCTTTGGTCTTTCCGTTCTATGAGATTCCAATTCTCCAATATTGCTCTTGCAACACAGGTGCGTTGCAGTTTTCCATTgaattcgttttttttttgtttcccttgATTTTCAGTTGATTAGAGTAAACCTAAGATAATACTCAACTCAGAGATAAACATGTTAATCTTTATTGAGTGGGCTTTATTGGGTACGTTTCAAGGTATAGGAGAGAATAGATAATGAAAGACATGTTTGATGATTTCCATCTAATATCTCTATATCTCTCCAGAACATCATGCTAATTTCATTTATACCTTTTCAGATTCTGCAAAGAGCTGAAGAGGAAGAACATGTCGAGGTGTATAAATTGGTGCTAAAATTGCGTGTAGGTTGGATTCTCTTTTTATAAATCTATGCTTAAATAGATTGATTGTCAAATttttaattgatgtgtatttctGAATTTATCTTGAATTGAAAtgagttttttcttttttgcagGTTGTTGTTCCTGATTCCCTGATGTTTGAGCTCATTTAAGGTGAGTTTGTTTCAGTTTATGATTGATCACGGGTCTTCATTACATGTCTCTTTCTTTTGGATATGAATCTTGATTTATGTGGCTTCATTTTAAACTGATTTCTGGGTTCTTGAGTTTCACTTTTATTCCATTTTGGGAACGCCATTTATTGGTGAAATTTATCTTTACTTTGATGTTCCATATGATATTTGCAACGTCTATAAGCTTATATGTTACATAAGCTTTAGCTGATTAACTATGTATCAAGTTACTGATGTTACCTATCATATTGGTGCAGGACTGCACTTCAGACTTTTTGTTATTTGGAACACAGGGTATGAATCAATCGACTATTTGTATGTTAAAAAAATGAGCTATAATTCGGGGTGAGCGTGTTAGTATTTTGTTACCTGTTCTGCAATCTTTTGAATCTACGTACAGTGTTATATAAGGTTGATCTCATGACTATATGTGGcttcatataaaaatttgcACGCATTCAATTACTTTATTCATTCTCCTTTTCCATTTTCATGATAGGGTAGTGTTTCCGACATAAACCCCCTTTATTGTTATATCATAAACATGttggtaaaattattttttgccATTTTCATATGTCAGTCATCAGAGATTTGTTGCGCTTTGGAATGTAATTGAACACGAAGTCTGGTCTTGCTGTTGTGGGAGTTTCCTCTTATAGGTGTGAGATATTTCTTTTACTATGGCAAGTTGTATATAACTGATTTTCTAATGGCCATATTATTaatgtttcttcttctcctttgtaAATTCATATGAATATAAATAATCAAGGGTAAAATACGGAGGTTGACTTACTTTATGTGCA contains:
- the LOC126797941 gene encoding 7-deoxyloganetin glucosyltransferase-like isoform X2; this encodes MMSSLGVSNKPHAVCIPMPLQSHIKAMLQLAQLLHHRDGLPNSVAGDTQNTPLLCDSVRRNCLDPFRNLLNKLDGNMIPVTCIISDGFLAFTITAAEELGIPVAQFFTLSAIGFMGCKQFPTLVEKGLAPLKDESCLTNGFLDKVIDWIPGIKDLHFRDLPGSWRTTNPDNIMFNFTLDAVKSVLKASAVLVHTFDALEPVVLDSLSKSTSASLLPPVYAVGPLQLLLNQIPEHPLKSVGYSIWKEETECLHWLNTKAINSVVYVNFGSLVVIKPEHLIEFGWGLAKSKLPFLWIIRSDLILGESATLPPEFVAEIEGRSLIASWCPQEQVLNHPSVGAFLTHSGWNSTIESISAGVPMLCWPLIGDQPINCRYVCNKWGIGMEIGSDVKRDEVEKLVKELMGGEKGKKMKTNVMEWKTLAEKASSPLGSSTITLDKLVNEVLLNKANVGQK
- the LOC126797941 gene encoding 7-deoxyloganetin glucosyltransferase-like isoform X1, with amino-acid sequence MMSSLGVSNKPHAVCIPMPLQSHIKAMLQLAQLLHHRGFHITFVNTEFNHKRFLKSLGPNSLDPLPDFCFETIPDGLPNSVAGDTQNTPLLCDSVRRNCLDPFRNLLNKLDGNMIPVTCIISDGFLAFTITAAEELGIPVAQFFTLSAIGFMGCKQFPTLVEKGLAPLKDESCLTNGFLDKVIDWIPGIKDLHFRDLPGSWRTTNPDNIMFNFTLDAVKSVLKASAVLVHTFDALEPVVLDSLSKSTSASLLPPVYAVGPLQLLLNQIPEHPLKSVGYSIWKEETECLHWLNTKAINSVVYVNFGSLVVIKPEHLIEFGWGLAKSKLPFLWIIRSDLILGESATLPPEFVAEIEGRSLIASWCPQEQVLNHPSVGAFLTHSGWNSTIESISAGVPMLCWPLIGDQPINCRYVCNKWGIGMEIGSDVKRDEVEKLVKELMGGEKGKKMKTNVMEWKTLAEKASSPLGSSTITLDKLVNEVLLNKANVGQK